One window from the genome of Rudanella lutea DSM 19387 encodes:
- a CDS encoding helix-turn-helix domain-containing protein: MGRKRRIELTDSEQITLQEALKNHPKHEFRRSAQALLWNHKGWAVKTIAQALNVCSQTVSNWLTAFEQEGLVGLRRQKGQGRRPILSIANPTHQQALTKAVAAHYQDAARIQAHLQTALGQPMSRDTVKRFLKKTITPTIAYAEAPKPSKTP, translated from the coding sequence ATGGGACGCAAACGCCGTATCGAACTAACTGACTCCGAGCAGATTACCCTGCAAGAAGCACTCAAAAATCATCCCAAGCACGAGTTCCGTCGCTCTGCCCAAGCTTTGTTGTGGAACCACAAAGGCTGGGCGGTGAAAACCATCGCTCAAGCCCTAAATGTCTGCTCCCAGACGGTCAGCAACTGGCTCACTGCTTTTGAGCAAGAGGGGCTGGTAGGCCTGCGTCGACAAAAAGGGCAGGGCCGCCGACCTATTTTGTCCATCGCCAACCCCACTCATCAACAAGCCCTAACCAAAGCCGTAGCGGCTCACTATCAGGATGCGGCCCGCATCCAGGCTCATCTGCAAACTGCTTTGGGCCAACCTATGAGCCGAGATACGGTCAAACGCTTCTTAAAAAAAACGATTACACCTACCATCGCTTACGCCGAAGCACCAAAGCCCAGCAAGACCCCGTAG
- a CDS encoding type IV toxin-antitoxin system AbiEi family antitoxin: MAHQLDELSQLGKPKSETLLLAEQIPDSLKQTMRQTQQNYLDGAGNCYIHVGSVLLIVQGRKLARTPAVAKQPFGKSGLRVLFSLLIQPDVINLSVRELAEQTGVSVGTAQQTIDYLKKSGYVVSVDAKRKKLTKLDKLQEQWIGRYTAALKPSLAMGRFRLPKNLYPADWRQVTLQPGTYWGGEPAADALTNDLRPATLTLYTDQDKAGLLNTYKLLPDPDGPVEVNRLFWQPDHSDSFTVPPLLVYADLLAIDDPRTTDIARRIYQDYIANA; encoded by the coding sequence ATGGCACATCAATTGGATGAACTGAGTCAGTTGGGCAAGCCCAAATCCGAAACGTTGTTGCTGGCGGAACAGATACCTGATTCACTTAAACAAACAATGCGGCAAACCCAACAAAATTACCTCGACGGGGCTGGTAACTGTTACATACACGTTGGTAGTGTGCTGCTCATTGTGCAGGGGCGTAAGCTGGCTCGGACCCCGGCCGTAGCAAAACAGCCCTTCGGTAAAAGTGGCCTGCGCGTACTGTTCTCCCTACTTATACAGCCCGACGTTATAAACCTAAGCGTACGTGAACTGGCGGAACAAACTGGCGTTTCGGTCGGCACAGCACAACAAACCATCGACTACCTCAAGAAGTCGGGCTACGTCGTCTCGGTGGATGCTAAACGAAAGAAACTAACTAAGCTCGATAAGCTACAGGAACAGTGGATCGGCCGGTACACAGCGGCCCTTAAACCGAGCCTGGCTATGGGCCGCTTTCGGCTACCTAAAAACCTCTACCCTGCCGACTGGCGACAGGTGACGTTACAACCCGGTACGTATTGGGGTGGGGAGCCTGCTGCGGATGCCCTCACGAACGACCTGCGCCCGGCTACGTTGACGCTATATACCGATCAGGATAAGGCGGGTTTGCTCAACACGTATAAGCTACTGCCCGACCCCGATGGCCCGGTAGAGGTAAATCGACTCTTTTGGCAACCTGACCATAGCGATAGCTTTACCGTACCGCCCTTATTAGTTTACGCCGACTTGCTGGCCATTGACGACCCGCGCACAACCGACATCGCCCGGCGCATCTACCAAGACTATATTGCTAATGCATAA
- a CDS encoding nucleotidyl transferase AbiEii/AbiGii toxin family protein, with amino-acid sequence MHKITFEQLRQGNLAELFAVLETELVAQGIDFYLIGAIARDIWLTALHDIEPGRITRDLDLAVLLTNEEQYEHLRDRLIGTGRFIARRDNAYTLVFEDGRPVDLLPFGALSMEQSVSVAGQGLTTIRVDGFQEVYEAGTESVEIDNQPFQVCTLAGIVLLKLIAYDDRPEHRTKDILDIGAILRHYFDITEDDIYENHIDLFSDNEFDITLTAARVLGRQMAPIVALSDELRQRIDQIINHQINLGEQSPVADLLVQNSRWSISFALNVLRQLQRGMGE; translated from the coding sequence ATGCATAAAATTACCTTCGAGCAGCTTCGGCAGGGTAACCTTGCCGAACTGTTTGCCGTGCTGGAAACAGAACTCGTCGCCCAGGGCATCGACTTTTACCTGATCGGCGCCATTGCCCGCGACATCTGGCTAACGGCCCTTCACGACATTGAGCCGGGCCGCATCACCCGCGACCTCGACTTGGCTGTGCTACTGACCAATGAAGAGCAATACGAGCACCTGCGCGACCGGCTGATCGGTACGGGGCGGTTTATTGCCCGGCGCGACAACGCGTATACGCTTGTCTTTGAAGACGGGCGGCCTGTGGACCTGCTTCCGTTCGGAGCCTTGTCGATGGAGCAGTCAGTCAGTGTAGCGGGGCAGGGCCTGACGACAATTCGCGTGGATGGATTTCAGGAGGTGTACGAAGCAGGCACCGAGTCTGTCGAAATCGACAATCAGCCGTTTCAGGTCTGTACGCTGGCCGGCATCGTGCTACTTAAATTAATTGCCTATGACGACCGCCCCGAACACCGCACGAAAGACATCCTCGACATCGGCGCGATTCTGCGGCACTATTTTGACATTACCGAAGATGACATTTACGAAAACCACATCGACCTGTTCAGCGACAACGAGTTCGACATCACGCTAACGGCCGCGCGGGTGTTGGGTCGTCAGATGGCCCCCATCGTTGCCCTCTCCGATGAGCTGCGCCAACGAATCGACCAGATTATCAACCACCAAATAAACTTAGGTGAGCAAAGTCCCGTCGCCGACCTGTTGGTACAGAATAGCCGCTGGTCAATCAGCTTCGCGTTGAATGTGCTGCGGCAGTTGCAGAGGGGAATGGGGGAGTAG
- a CDS encoding (2Fe-2S)-binding protein, producing MAIFNLNVNGKTRRVDVDPATPVLWVLRDYLDLTGTKYGCGMAQCGACTVHLNGTAVRSCQLPVSVVGKQSITTIEGLSATGDHPVQKAWIDHDVAQCGYCQAGQIMSAASLLKSNPKPTDEDIDNAMSGNICRCGTYLRIKEAIKSAAGM from the coding sequence GTGGCTATATTCAATCTAAACGTTAACGGTAAAACCAGGCGGGTGGACGTTGACCCCGCAACGCCCGTCCTTTGGGTCCTGCGCGACTATCTCGACCTTACGGGTACCAAATACGGCTGCGGTATGGCGCAATGTGGTGCCTGTACCGTACACCTGAACGGCACAGCGGTTCGTTCCTGCCAATTGCCGGTTTCTGTTGTGGGAAAACAAAGCATCACGACCATCGAAGGGCTTTCGGCTACTGGCGACCACCCCGTGCAAAAAGCTTGGATCGATCACGACGTGGCCCAGTGTGGTTACTGCCAGGCCGGGCAGATTATGAGTGCGGCTTCGCTGCTGAAAAGTAATCCAAAGCCTACCGACGAAGATATTGACAACGCCATGTCAGGAAATATTTGTCGCTGCGGCACGTACCTCCGCATTAAGGAAGCTATCAAATCAGCCGCCGGCATGTAA
- a CDS encoding molybdopterin cofactor-binding domain-containing protein — MLSVSWLSNAKAASDKREALNAPGQWVQLNGYIQITPDNQIKLICPNPEFGQNVLTSLPMMVAEELDADWKAVVVEMGPHDNTKLGPQFTGGSNSVRMYWKPLREAGAAVRQMLCEAAAQTWNVPVGEVTTKAGVLYHASGKSAKYGEMASKAAALPVPKGVKLKAPSDFTIVRKSTRNVEGKKIVTGQPLFGLDYRVDGMLIAMIQHPPAFGMKLKSFDASQALKMPGIKDVFSLKLYEDGFEQGGFDTRTFNDLLVVVGKSTWEVINARKKLKVEWAPAGDTKDTVMGRGGKREVTVPGALESTDAQFRKMQEYAQKPAQQLRKDGDPETAFRNAAQIIERTYNAPFLAHNCMEPMNFFAHVTEEKALVAGPLQAPGWIEPTLAKLLGLPAEKIEIQMTRMGGGFGRRAYGQYVYEAALISRHVKAPIKLMYTREDDMTYGIYRPMYTATYRAALDKDKNLIAFHVKGGGIPENPIHANRFPAGAVDNYLAEGWEIPSNITIGAFRAPRSNFNAAAEQSFLDEVAEAMDKDPIEFRLELLKRAKEAPVGKNNEYDADRYAGVLKRVRDTSNWGKPGSEKYNRGVAAYFCHNSYAAHVVDMVTRDSEPYVERVFSAVDCGIVVNPDAAKNMVQGAVVDGIGNAMYGSLTHKNGAAQQSNFHNYRMIRHNEAPKRIEVSFVENDIDPTGLGEPPFPPVFGAVANALYKNRGKRFYNQPFRPELDKQTQG; from the coding sequence ATGCTTAGTGTAAGCTGGTTATCGAACGCAAAAGCGGCCTCCGACAAACGGGAAGCCCTCAACGCGCCTGGGCAATGGGTGCAACTGAATGGGTATATCCAGATTACGCCCGATAATCAGATCAAACTGATTTGCCCGAACCCGGAATTTGGGCAAAACGTACTGACTTCCTTACCCATGATGGTGGCCGAAGAACTCGACGCCGACTGGAAGGCTGTAGTGGTGGAGATGGGACCACACGACAATACCAAGCTGGGACCACAGTTTACTGGCGGCAGCAATTCCGTGCGCATGTACTGGAAACCCCTGCGTGAAGCGGGAGCCGCTGTCCGCCAAATGTTGTGCGAAGCGGCCGCCCAAACCTGGAATGTGCCCGTTGGTGAAGTCACGACCAAAGCGGGTGTCCTCTATCACGCCAGTGGTAAATCGGCGAAGTATGGTGAAATGGCCTCAAAAGCCGCTGCTCTCCCCGTGCCTAAAGGCGTGAAGTTAAAAGCGCCCAGCGATTTTACGATCGTCAGAAAATCGACCCGGAATGTCGAAGGGAAAAAAATAGTCACTGGTCAACCTCTTTTTGGCCTTGATTATCGGGTGGATGGGATGCTCATCGCCATGATTCAGCATCCGCCCGCTTTCGGGATGAAGTTGAAATCCTTCGATGCGTCGCAGGCCCTGAAAATGCCCGGTATCAAAGACGTGTTCAGTCTGAAATTGTACGAGGACGGTTTTGAGCAGGGAGGTTTCGATACGCGCACGTTCAACGATCTGCTGGTGGTAGTGGGCAAAAGCACCTGGGAGGTCATAAATGCCCGCAAAAAGCTAAAGGTAGAATGGGCACCGGCAGGTGACACAAAAGATACAGTGATGGGTCGGGGCGGTAAACGGGAGGTTACGGTGCCGGGTGCGCTGGAAAGTACAGACGCACAGTTCCGGAAAATGCAGGAGTATGCCCAGAAACCGGCGCAACAGTTACGCAAAGACGGTGATCCCGAAACGGCCTTCAGGAACGCAGCTCAGATTATTGAGCGCACCTATAATGCTCCGTTCCTGGCCCACAACTGTATGGAGCCCATGAACTTTTTCGCCCATGTGACGGAGGAGAAAGCCCTCGTAGCCGGTCCCTTACAGGCACCCGGCTGGATAGAACCGACGCTGGCAAAGCTGCTGGGGCTTCCTGCCGAGAAAATCGAAATTCAAATGACCCGGATGGGTGGCGGGTTTGGTCGACGCGCCTACGGCCAGTATGTCTACGAAGCGGCTCTGATTTCCCGGCACGTCAAAGCGCCTATCAAATTGATGTACACGCGCGAAGATGACATGACCTATGGCATTTATCGCCCCATGTACACGGCGACCTACCGGGCCGCGCTGGACAAAGACAAGAACCTGATCGCTTTTCATGTGAAAGGGGGCGGTATTCCCGAAAACCCGATTCACGCCAACCGCTTCCCGGCCGGGGCCGTGGACAATTACCTGGCCGAGGGTTGGGAAATTCCCTCAAACATCACCATTGGGGCTTTCCGGGCTCCGCGTTCCAACTTCAACGCAGCCGCTGAGCAATCGTTTCTCGACGAAGTAGCCGAGGCCATGGATAAAGACCCCATTGAGTTCCGGCTGGAACTGCTGAAACGGGCAAAAGAAGCTCCGGTAGGCAAAAACAACGAATATGATGCCGACCGGTATGCCGGCGTGTTGAAACGGGTTCGCGATACATCAAACTGGGGTAAGCCGGGCAGTGAGAAATACAATCGGGGTGTAGCGGCTTATTTCTGCCATAACTCCTATGCAGCCCACGTGGTGGATATGGTCACCCGCGATAGCGAGCCGTATGTAGAACGGGTCTTCAGTGCGGTGGACTGCGGCATTGTCGTGAATCCCGATGCGGCCAAAAATATGGTGCAGGGCGCCGTCGTGGATGGCATCGGGAATGCGATGTATGGTTCGCTGACGCATAAAAATGGTGCGGCCCAGCAAAGCAACTTCCATAACTACCGGATGATTCGGCACAACGAAGCCCCCAAACGAATCGAGGTTTCCTTCGTAGAAAACGACATTGATCCTACGGGCCTCGGCGAACCGCCTTTCCCGCCGGTGTTTGGGGCTGTAGCCAATGCATTGTACAAAAACCGGGGCAAGCGATTCTACAATCAGCCCTTCCGGCCAGAGTTAGACAAGCAAACGCAAGGGTAA